In Leptodesmis sichuanensis A121, the following are encoded in one genomic region:
- the atpD gene encoding F0F1 ATP synthase subunit beta: MVTTTEKKNIGYITQIIGPVVDIKFPSGKMPEIYNAVKVTGKNSAGLDVNVTCEVQQLLGDNQVRAVSMSSTDGMVRGMEVEDTGAPISVPVGAPTLGRIFNVLGEPVDEKGPVNATEYFPIHRPAPKLVDLETKPSVFETGIKVVDLLTPYRRGGKIGLFGGAGVGKTVIMMELINNIATQHGGVSVFGGVGERTREGNDLYNEMIESGVINKDDLGASKIALVYGQMNEPPGARMRVGLSALTMAEYFRDVNKQDVLLFIDNIFRFVQAGSEVSALLGRMPSAVGYQPTLGTDVGDLQERITSTTEGSITSIQAVYVPADDLTDPAPATTFAHLDGTTVLSRGLASKGIYPAVDPLGSTSTMLQPDVVGDDHYSTARAVQATLQRYKELQDIIAILGIEELSEDDRLTVARARKIEKFLSQPFFVAEVFTGSPGKYVPLNDTIKGFKMILSGELDDLPEQSFYMVGSIDEAIEKGAKLKAEGK; this comes from the coding sequence ATGGTCACCACCACAGAAAAGAAAAACATCGGCTACATCACGCAGATCATCGGTCCCGTTGTGGACATCAAGTTTCCCAGCGGCAAAATGCCTGAAATTTACAATGCGGTAAAGGTTACAGGCAAAAATTCCGCAGGTTTGGACGTTAATGTTACCTGTGAAGTGCAGCAGCTACTGGGTGACAACCAGGTGCGGGCCGTTTCCATGAGTTCTACCGACGGTATGGTACGGGGCATGGAAGTTGAGGACACGGGCGCTCCCATCAGTGTTCCTGTCGGTGCTCCCACCCTGGGACGGATCTTCAACGTACTGGGAGAACCCGTAGACGAAAAAGGGCCAGTCAACGCCACTGAGTATTTTCCGATTCACCGTCCCGCGCCCAAACTGGTTGACCTGGAAACCAAGCCTTCCGTGTTTGAAACGGGGATTAAGGTGGTTGACCTGCTGACTCCCTACCGTCGGGGTGGCAAGATCGGCCTGTTCGGTGGTGCCGGAGTGGGCAAGACCGTGATCATGATGGAATTGATCAACAACATTGCAACTCAGCACGGTGGTGTGTCGGTGTTCGGTGGTGTGGGCGAACGCACCCGCGAAGGCAACGACCTCTACAATGAAATGATCGAATCCGGGGTAATTAATAAGGATGACCTAGGTGCATCCAAGATTGCGCTGGTGTACGGTCAGATGAACGAACCCCCTGGGGCACGGATGCGCGTCGGTCTATCTGCGCTAACCATGGCCGAGTACTTCCGGGATGTCAACAAGCAAGACGTACTGCTGTTCATCGACAATATCTTCCGGTTCGTGCAAGCGGGTTCTGAAGTATCCGCACTGCTGGGTCGGATGCCTTCTGCGGTAGGATACCAGCCTACTCTGGGTACCGACGTCGGCGACCTGCAAGAGCGGATTACCTCCACCACGGAAGGTTCCATTACCTCGATTCAAGCTGTTTACGTACCAGCGGACGACCTGACTGATCCCGCTCCTGCAACCACCTTTGCCCACCTGGACGGAACTACTGTGCTGTCTCGTGGTCTGGCCTCCAAGGGAATTTATCCTGCTGTGGATCCCCTTGGTTCTACCTCTACCATGTTGCAACCGGATGTTGTGGGTGATGATCACTATTCCACCGCACGTGCAGTACAGGCCACCCTGCAGCGCTACAAGGAACTGCAAGACATCATCGCCATTCTGGGGATTGAAGAATTGTCGGAAGACGATCGCCTGACCGTCGCTCGTGCCCGCAAGATTGAGAAGTTCCTGTCTCAACCCTTCTTTGTGGCGGAAGTGTTCACAGGTTCTCCTGGTAAGTACGTGCCTCTGAACGACACCATCAAGGGCTTCAAGATGATTCTGTCCGGCGAACTGGATGATCTGCCAGAGCAATCCTTCTACATGGTCGGCAGCATTGACGAAGCGATCGAAAAAGGCGCGAAGTTGAAAGCTGAAGGGAAGTAA
- the rd gene encoding rubredoxin — MRYQCSVCGYIYDPEEGDPDGGIQPGTPFEDISDDWVCPVCGATKAQFEPE, encoded by the coding sequence ATGCGATATCAATGCAGTGTGTGCGGTTATATCTACGATCCAGAAGAGGGCGATCCAGATGGGGGAATCCAACCAGGAACGCCCTTTGAAGATATTTCCGATGATTGGGTTTGTCCAGTTTGTGGGGCAACTAAGGCCCAATTTGAGCCGGAGTAA
- a CDS encoding anthranilate phosphoribosyltransferase family protein, with translation MSHTFRALLRKVGSGPHTGEQLTREEAAMATRLMLLQEATPAQIGAFMIAHRMRRPTGEELAGMLDAYEELGPQLQPIQSSHPVTVLGIPYDGRTRTAPLAPLTALVLATAGCPVILHGGDRMPTKEGAPLIEFWQGLGVDWTGLSLAQVQTVLEKTGLGFIYLPTHFPLAHGLVPYREQIGKRPPLATMELMWCPYAGRAHVVPGFVHPPTEFMFQEALALRGVTFYTTVKGLEGSCDLPRERTAIIGLSNTSASSLPLPPSLDRLHLHARDFGFETKNVPLTSVPDLVEAMNAVLDGHPSELMQSIVWNSGFYLWRCGACSSIEAGIRRAETLLIQGQVKQTLQTLQQATTPLPTL, from the coding sequence ATGAGTCACACCTTTAGAGCACTCCTGCGGAAAGTTGGGAGTGGCCCCCATACAGGAGAACAGCTCACTCGCGAGGAAGCAGCTATGGCCACTCGCCTGATGTTGTTACAGGAAGCCACCCCCGCCCAGATTGGCGCATTTATGATTGCCCATCGTATGCGCCGACCCACAGGCGAAGAACTGGCCGGAATGCTGGATGCCTATGAGGAACTTGGCCCCCAATTGCAGCCTATCCAGTCTTCCCATCCCGTTACTGTACTGGGCATCCCCTATGATGGCCGTACCCGCACCGCTCCCCTTGCCCCCCTCACCGCTTTGGTGCTGGCCACTGCTGGATGTCCAGTCATTTTGCATGGGGGCGATCGGATGCCCACCAAAGAAGGTGCCCCCCTGATTGAATTCTGGCAGGGGTTGGGGGTGGACTGGACAGGCTTATCCCTGGCTCAAGTGCAAACCGTACTGGAAAAAACTGGCCTGGGGTTTATCTATCTGCCTACCCATTTTCCCCTGGCACACGGATTAGTTCCTTACCGGGAGCAAATTGGCAAACGTCCCCCTCTTGCCACGATGGAGTTGATGTGGTGCCCTTATGCAGGCCGCGCTCACGTCGTTCCAGGATTTGTTCATCCACCCACCGAATTCATGTTCCAGGAAGCTCTGGCGCTGCGGGGTGTAACCTTCTACACCACCGTTAAAGGCTTGGAAGGAAGCTGCGACCTGCCCCGCGAACGCACCGCCATCATCGGTTTAAGTAATACTTCCGCATCCTCTCTCCCCCTCCCCCCCTCCCTCGATCGCCTCCACCTCCACGCCCGCGATTTTGGATTTGAAACGAAAAATGTTCCCCTGACTTCTGTGCCTGACCTGGTAGAAGCCATGAATGCGGTTCTGGATGGCCATCCTTCGGAGTTAATGCAATCGATCGTCTGGAATAGTGGCTTTTACCTGTGGCGGTGTGGTGCCTGTTCATCCATCGAAGCAGGGATTCGCAGGGCTGAAACTTTGCTCATCCAGGGGCAGGTCAAACAAACCCTGCAAACCCTGCAACAAGCTACAACGCCGTTACCGACCCTTTAG
- a CDS encoding LysR family transcriptional regulator, whose protein sequence is MRVEQLQAFLAVAETGSFQKAAQQCGVTQSAISRQIQGLEADLGAPLFHRTTQAKLTIAGDRLLPRARKICQEWKNAQEDIRDLLAGKQPELCVAAIHSICSYHLPPILQQFCRDYPDVQLRVTALGSDRSLKVLKDGLVDLAIVMNNRFLTASPDLVIQVLYEEPIKVLVAATHPLAHYKAVPWAELTQYPQVVFKDGYGMQRIVQEQFERRGATLRAVLELNTPDAFRGVVRQGELVALLPETALVDAYADPSLAIRPIASTVHASAGVNEAELSDPPLTRQVVMVTTRDRLQIPPIQHFYSLVTEQLPQSVCSHPLSTVAIEG, encoded by the coding sequence ATGCGGGTAGAGCAATTACAGGCATTTTTAGCCGTGGCGGAAACGGGCAGCTTTCAAAAGGCCGCACAGCAGTGTGGGGTAACTCAATCTGCCATCAGTCGTCAGATTCAGGGGTTGGAAGCGGATCTGGGGGCACCGTTGTTTCATCGGACGACACAGGCCAAGCTGACGATCGCGGGCGATCGCCTGTTGCCTCGTGCCAGGAAAATTTGTCAGGAATGGAAAAATGCTCAGGAGGATATCCGCGATTTATTGGCTGGTAAGCAGCCAGAACTCTGTGTCGCGGCAATTCACTCCATTTGTTCCTATCATTTGCCTCCCATCTTGCAGCAATTTTGTCGAGACTATCCCGATGTGCAATTGCGGGTGACGGCTCTGGGCAGCGATCGCTCCTTAAAAGTGCTGAAGGATGGCCTCGTCGATCTGGCGATCGTCATGAACAACCGCTTTCTCACGGCCAGTCCAGATCTGGTGATTCAAGTCCTGTATGAAGAGCCAATTAAAGTGTTGGTCGCTGCGACCCATCCTCTGGCACACTATAAAGCCGTGCCCTGGGCGGAATTGACTCAATATCCCCAGGTAGTCTTCAAAGATGGGTATGGTATGCAGCGAATTGTCCAGGAACAGTTTGAACGGCGGGGTGCAACATTGCGGGCGGTACTGGAGTTGAACACACCCGATGCTTTTCGGGGAGTGGTAAGACAGGGGGAACTGGTTGCCCTCCTCCCGGAAACTGCACTGGTTGATGCCTACGCCGATCCTTCCCTGGCAATTCGCCCGATCGCATCTACAGTTCATGCCAGTGCAGGAGTCAATGAAGCGGAATTATCCGATCCACCCCTGACCCGGCAGGTGGTGATGGTGACTACTCGCGATCGCTTGCAGATTCCTCCCATTCAGCATTTCTATAGCCTGGTGACAGAACAACTACCGCAAAGTGTCTGTTCCCATCCTCTGTCCACAGTTGCGATCGAAGGTTAA
- a CDS encoding sensor histidine kinase, translating to MPKWLLPTLSEVLTSSEPTRILGNSGQANSNTAYAVNSKNSEFETGPSQQGSSPTLRQLRAEREWYGAIAALNILLQQSLNEPDVMASTIDVNGESIRQGIVISGPAPVLSQPNVVQHISTWTLAAHSIHSPNWVAFQLLPVDKTTVATPYTPPVLPLLPGDPLATEQFCLVLTPRFSLILVLGETLSGDPAFLFSFTPEVVQHAWGAIRPRILLMNSQQVDHLDDLIQHFPPVTPDYKTVMQFSRLMLEQMPDELPGTQREKDAYSNGESRKTESQGTINGNGFKSPCRHSKAANAQPVLQEVVHTSSSTAERLDVELVQAIAHEVRTPLTTIRTLTRSLLKRTDLPPDVMRRLGIIDRECSEQIDRFGLIFRAVELETSAAQPASMSLIRTSLAEVFQQSIPRWQQQASQRQMTLDVTLPQRMPTVVSDPTVLDQALTSLIERFTRNLPAGSHIQVEVTLAGNQLKLQLQSQPEENENGWDSFAHSAQSLPKALGQLLTFQPETGCLSLNLTVTKNLFQAIGGKLIVKQRPRQGEVMTVYLPLEVGGSSILESNNVITV from the coding sequence GTGCCCAAGTGGTTGTTACCAACCTTAAGTGAAGTATTAACGTCGAGTGAGCCAACCCGGATCCTCGGCAATTCTGGGCAAGCCAATTCCAATACAGCGTATGCTGTCAACTCCAAAAACTCTGAGTTTGAGACTGGCCCGTCCCAGCAGGGTAGCTCACCTACGCTACGACAACTCAGAGCCGAACGAGAGTGGTATGGGGCGATCGCAGCCCTGAATATCCTTTTGCAACAGTCTTTGAATGAGCCGGATGTTATGGCTTCCACCATTGATGTGAATGGCGAGTCCATACGTCAGGGAATCGTGATCTCTGGGCCTGCTCCCGTTCTTAGCCAGCCCAACGTTGTGCAGCATATTTCCACCTGGACATTAGCCGCTCATTCCATCCATTCTCCCAATTGGGTGGCCTTTCAACTGTTGCCCGTCGATAAAACAACCGTCGCTACCCCTTATACACCGCCCGTACTACCCCTGCTACCTGGTGATCCACTTGCTACAGAGCAATTTTGCCTGGTACTGACTCCCCGCTTCAGCCTGATTCTGGTGTTGGGAGAAACGTTGAGCGGCGATCCAGCTTTTCTGTTTTCCTTCACTCCAGAAGTGGTGCAGCACGCCTGGGGGGCAATTCGTCCCCGAATTTTGCTGATGAACTCCCAACAGGTGGATCATCTGGATGATTTGATCCAGCACTTTCCACCCGTTACCCCAGATTACAAAACGGTGATGCAATTCAGCCGTTTGATGCTGGAGCAGATGCCGGATGAGTTGCCAGGAACTCAGCGGGAAAAAGACGCTTACTCCAATGGGGAAAGCCGCAAGACAGAAAGTCAGGGAACAATAAATGGCAACGGATTCAAGTCCCCGTGTCGCCATAGCAAGGCTGCTAACGCTCAACCTGTGCTGCAAGAGGTGGTTCATACCAGTAGTTCCACTGCAGAACGGTTGGATGTGGAACTGGTGCAGGCGATCGCGCACGAAGTACGGACTCCTCTAACAACCATCCGTACGCTGACCCGATCGCTGTTGAAGCGGACTGATCTGCCCCCTGATGTAATGCGACGATTGGGGATTATCGATCGGGAATGTAGTGAACAAATCGATCGCTTTGGGCTAATCTTCCGGGCGGTTGAACTGGAAACGTCTGCGGCTCAGCCAGCCTCGATGTCCCTGATTCGCACCTCTTTGGCAGAGGTCTTTCAGCAAAGTATTCCCCGCTGGCAACAACAGGCCAGCCAACGGCAAATGACTCTGGATGTCACCCTGCCGCAACGGATGCCCACCGTAGTCAGCGATCCAACAGTACTTGATCAGGCGTTGACTAGCTTGATTGAACGCTTTACCCGCAACCTTCCTGCAGGTAGCCATATTCAAGTTGAAGTGACCCTGGCCGGGAATCAGTTAAAGTTGCAATTGCAATCCCAACCTGAAGAGAACGAGAATGGCTGGGACAGCTTTGCGCACAGTGCTCAATCTTTACCCAAAGCACTGGGCCAACTGCTCACCTTTCAGCCCGAAACAGGTTGCCTGAGCCTGAATTTAACGGTGACGAAGAATCTGTTCCAGGCGATCGGCGGCAAATTGATTGTCAAACAACGTCCCAGACAGGGCGAAGTGATGACGGTCTACCTGCCCCTGGAAGTGGGTGGCTCCAGTATTCTGGAAAGCAATAATGTTATTACGGTGTAA
- the sigC gene encoding RNA polymerase sigma factor SigC — protein sequence MPASSFYAEAEYDEQLYTRSFQSDSSDEDQTVDDLMSLEMDSIDPANLRRAATRRTTDLVRLYLQEIGRVRLLGRDEEVSEAQRVQRYMELLEKLKEASEAEVGSIQKYVQLEETRARLTSQLGYRPSLERWAAEAGVELQNLRPILSEGKRQWAEFVNLTMEELDRIVTEGEDAKQHMIKANLRLVVSVAKKYQNRGLELLDLIQEGTLGLERAVEKFDPTKGYRFSTYAYWWIRQGITRAIATQSRTIRLPVHITEKLNKIKKAQRKISQEKGRTATIEDIANELEMTPPQVREVLLRVPRSVSLETKVGKEKDTELGELLETDEVTPEDTLMREALRRDLQQLLADLTTRERDVIQMRFGLGDGQPYSLAEIGRALDLSRERVRQIEAKALQKLRQPKRRNQVRDYLEALS from the coding sequence ATGCCAGCATCATCTTTCTACGCTGAAGCAGAATACGACGAGCAACTATATACTCGGAGTTTTCAGTCGGACAGTTCCGACGAGGACCAGACGGTGGATGACTTGATGAGTCTGGAAATGGACTCGATCGATCCAGCCAACCTCCGACGTGCGGCCACTCGTCGCACCACTGATTTGGTTCGTCTCTATCTGCAAGAAATTGGTCGGGTTCGCTTGTTAGGGCGAGATGAAGAAGTCTCGGAAGCTCAACGGGTACAGCGCTACATGGAATTATTGGAAAAGCTCAAGGAAGCATCCGAAGCAGAGGTTGGTTCAATTCAGAAATACGTTCAATTAGAGGAAACCCGCGCTCGGCTAACGTCTCAATTGGGGTATCGTCCTTCTTTAGAGCGTTGGGCAGCAGAAGCGGGAGTTGAGCTACAAAACTTGAGGCCCATTCTATCAGAAGGAAAGCGGCAATGGGCAGAGTTTGTTAATTTGACAATGGAGGAACTGGATAGGATTGTCACGGAAGGTGAAGATGCCAAGCAGCACATGATCAAGGCTAATCTGCGCCTGGTAGTTTCGGTCGCCAAGAAGTATCAGAATCGGGGACTGGAACTCCTGGATCTAATTCAGGAAGGCACTCTGGGCCTGGAACGAGCCGTAGAAAAATTTGACCCGACGAAAGGCTATCGCTTCAGTACCTATGCCTACTGGTGGATTCGCCAGGGCATTACACGGGCGATCGCCACTCAAAGCCGTACCATCCGCCTGCCCGTCCATATCACAGAAAAACTGAACAAAATCAAGAAAGCTCAACGCAAAATCTCTCAAGAAAAAGGCCGCACTGCCACTATTGAAGATATTGCCAACGAACTGGAAATGACCCCACCCCAGGTACGGGAAGTCCTGTTACGGGTGCCTCGCTCCGTTTCTTTAGAGACCAAAGTCGGTAAAGAAAAAGATACGGAACTGGGAGAACTCCTGGAAACTGATGAAGTCACTCCTGAAGATACCCTGATGCGGGAAGCTCTGCGTCGCGATCTGCAACAACTGCTGGCCGACCTGACCACACGCGAACGGGATGTGATCCAAATGCGCTTTGGTCTGGGGGATGGACAACCCTACTCCCTGGCGGAAATTGGGCGGGCATTGGATCTTTCCCGTGAACGGGTACGCCAGATCGAGGCAAAAGCTTTGCAAAAACTGCGTCAGCCCAAGCGTCGCAACCAGGTGCGGGATTATCTGGAAGCCTTAAGTTAA
- a CDS encoding dienelactone hydrolase family protein, translating to MADMADFSEFKFTYEGSTRPVYVQGSGPAVVLLHELPGMIPQCVDLGRSIARAGFTVFLPLLFGKPNQPFDSPPTAGEVAQTLGFAVRLCISREFYCFAKREASPITEWLRALCREAYARCDRRGVGVIGMCLTGGFALPLMVDEVIMAPVLSQPSLPFPVTSEHKAALGLSPATLEQAKQRAREGVSPLGFRFTNDNTCPAERFHTLRREFGDAIELIEIDSSPGNAHHIPENAHSVLTVHFVDQPDHPTRQARDRLLAFLQERLC from the coding sequence ATGGCAGATATGGCAGATTTTTCAGAGTTCAAGTTTACCTACGAAGGTTCGACTCGTCCTGTATATGTTCAGGGATCGGGGCCTGCGGTTGTTCTCTTGCATGAGTTACCTGGCATGATTCCTCAATGTGTGGATCTGGGCCGATCGATCGCCAGAGCAGGATTTACTGTGTTTCTGCCACTGTTGTTTGGTAAACCCAACCAACCTTTTGATTCCCCACCAACCGCAGGCGAGGTTGCCCAAACCCTCGGTTTCGCCGTCCGGCTTTGCATCAGTCGAGAATTCTATTGCTTCGCCAAACGAGAGGCGAGTCCGATTACAGAATGGTTGAGAGCCTTGTGTCGGGAAGCGTATGCCCGTTGCGATCGGCGGGGAGTAGGAGTGATTGGGATGTGCCTGACAGGTGGGTTTGCATTGCCCTTAATGGTAGATGAAGTGATTATGGCTCCCGTGCTCAGCCAACCGTCTCTCCCGTTTCCCGTCACCTCTGAACACAAGGCGGCTCTGGGTCTTTCGCCAGCAACATTAGAACAGGCCAAACAGCGGGCCAGGGAGGGAGTCTCACCGCTGGGATTCCGCTTTACGAACGATAACACTTGTCCTGCCGAACGGTTCCATACCTTACGTCGGGAGTTTGGGGATGCAATTGAATTAATTGAAATTGACTCGTCTCCCGGTAATGCTCACCATATTCCCGAAAATGCTCATTCAGTGCTGACGGTGCATTTTGTGGATCAACCCGATCATCCTACCCGTCAAGCCCGCGATCGCCTGCTGGCTTTCTTGCAAGAACGGCTGTGCTAA
- the atpC gene encoding ATP synthase F1 subunit epsilon, whose protein sequence is MTLTVRVVAPDKTVWDSEAEEVILPSTTGQLGILTGHAPLLTALDTGVMRVRADKTWIPIALMGGFAEVEADEVTILVNAAERGDTIDKEEARTAFNQAQEEFARAQQSGASRQDFIKASKALKRARARFQAAGGMI, encoded by the coding sequence ATGACTCTCACTGTTCGTGTTGTGGCTCCAGACAAGACAGTCTGGGATTCAGAGGCAGAGGAAGTAATTCTGCCCAGCACTACTGGCCAATTGGGTATTCTGACGGGTCACGCACCGTTGCTGACTGCGTTGGATACTGGGGTAATGCGAGTTCGGGCCGATAAAACCTGGATTCCCATTGCTTTAATGGGTGGCTTTGCCGAAGTGGAAGCGGACGAGGTAACGATCCTGGTCAATGCCGCCGAACGGGGCGATACGATCGACAAGGAAGAAGCCCGCACCGCTTTCAATCAAGCTCAGGAAGAATTTGCCAGAGCACAGCAAAGTGGTGCCTCCCGCCAGGATTTCATCAAAGCCTCTAAAGCCTTAAAGCGGGCACGCGCTCGATTTCAGGCTGCAGGTGGCATGATTTAG
- a CDS encoding Uma2 family endonuclease, whose protein sequence is MVYQAPRTEAEIEYPESDGKPMADNTKQFRWIVTIQQNLEWLFASDPNVFVAGDLLWYPVEGNNTISCAPDVMVVFGRPKGDRGSYKQWEEDNIAPQVVFEILSPSNTRAEMNRKLLFYHTYGVEEYYQYDPDRNELSGWQRVEGFLEVIEAIANWVSPRLGIRFVPSEPELEVYRPDGNRFLTYTEIAQRAESAEQRAKSAEQRAERLAQRLREMGIDPNQI, encoded by the coding sequence ATGGTTTATCAAGCACCCAGAACTGAAGCTGAGATCGAATATCCGGAGAGTGATGGCAAACCGATGGCGGACAACACGAAACAGTTTCGCTGGATTGTGACGATTCAGCAAAATCTGGAGTGGCTGTTCGCCAGTGATCCAAACGTTTTCGTCGCTGGGGATTTGCTCTGGTATCCGGTGGAAGGCAACAACACGATTAGCTGTGCGCCAGATGTCATGGTTGTGTTTGGGCGTCCAAAGGGAGACCGGGGATCTTACAAACAGTGGGAAGAGGATAACATTGCTCCCCAGGTTGTTTTTGAGATCCTATCTCCCAGCAATACCAGGGCAGAGATGAACCGCAAACTTCTCTTCTACCATACTTATGGTGTTGAGGAATATTATCAGTACGACCCCGATCGCAATGAACTCAGCGGCTGGCAACGGGTAGAGGGCTTTCTGGAAGTGATCGAGGCGATCGCAAACTGGGTCAGTCCCCGATTGGGCATCCGATTCGTTCCCTCTGAACCTGAACTGGAGGTTTACCGACCTGATGGCAACCGGTTCCTCACCTACACAGAAATTGCTCAACGGGCAGAATCCGCAGAACAACGCGCAAAATCCGCAGAACAACGCGCAGAACGATTGGCACAACGGCTCCGAGAAATGGGTATTGATCCGAATCAGATTTAG
- a CDS encoding COP23 domain-containing protein, with amino-acid sequence MSHQPLSAKSGILMPPMRRLSRATGITFSVLLLLASTAASALALPLDGEPAGSVTPQPATGRSTNPDQDVIVDTEPSSPSSTRPSYPGTGTGNSTGTRFTCEISNGQYTVMYRPESQPGRSYPWAVPSTMGGGWDSARRCNEISRRLESYRPDGLLEMQTGLENGYNTVCVTTQRIPTCRIVFTVPPGQDPTSTRDRVFQNLTVADSGQQTQGVTTFTSTGQGGINGIIGQLGRWLNIGGLPGTASGRSSANGIYLRPFLDRADGGTGTYLKSGFSSQPGRRLNPGNFR; translated from the coding sequence ATGTCACATCAGCCATTGTCAGCTAAATCAGGGATTCTCATGCCACCGATGCGTCGCTTGAGCCGAGCAACGGGGATCACCTTCTCCGTATTGCTGCTGCTCGCAAGTACTGCTGCCAGCGCTTTGGCCTTACCACTGGATGGAGAACCTGCTGGTTCAGTAACTCCTCAACCTGCGACTGGGCGATCGACCAATCCTGATCAGGACGTGATTGTGGATACAGAACCCTCCTCTCCCAGTTCTACTCGTCCTTCTTATCCAGGCACTGGTACGGGGAACAGCACGGGCACCCGGTTTACCTGCGAGATTAGTAACGGTCAGTACACAGTCATGTATCGCCCGGAAAGCCAACCAGGACGTTCTTATCCCTGGGCGGTTCCCAGCACGATGGGCGGCGGTTGGGATTCGGCGCGTCGGTGTAATGAAATCAGTCGGCGATTAGAGTCGTACCGACCGGATGGTTTACTGGAAATGCAAACGGGGTTAGAGAATGGGTACAACACGGTTTGTGTAACAACCCAACGAATTCCTACCTGCCGTATCGTGTTTACCGTTCCTCCTGGCCAGGATCCCACTTCCACCCGCGATCGCGTCTTCCAGAATCTCACAGTTGCCGATAGTGGTCAGCAAACTCAAGGCGTGACAACTTTCACCAGTACAGGTCAGGGAGGAATTAACGGCATCATTGGCCAACTGGGACGCTGGCTGAATATTGGCGGCTTACCCGGTACCGCTTCTGGCCGTTCCTCTGCTAACGGCATTTATCTGCGGCCCTTCCTTGATCGTGCCGATGGTGGCACCGGAACCTACTTGAAATCTGGATTTTCTTCCCAACCTGGACGGAGATTGAATCCAGGAAATTTCCGGTAA
- a CDS encoding NAD(P)H-dependent glycerol-3-phosphate dehydrogenase produces the protein MYLRSAIPMSLLSKSLNITILGSGAWGTTLATLALQAGHSVRLWSRQSSQPLAEIVEGADVVMSAVSMKGVRSVVEQVKAIPLSTHPILVSATKGLDSESGSETQLPLLPSQLWQNAFPTYPVVVLSGPNLAEEIQQGLPAATVVASNQLAAAEVVQEAFSSPRFRVYTNPDLLGVELGGILKNVIAIAVGTCDGLQLGTNAKAALVTRGLAEIIRVGSYWGAKPETFYGLSGLGDLLATCNSSLSRNYRVGFGLAQGHSLTDVLAHLQGTAEGVNTTQVLVRLASQQKISVPISQQVHSLLNSEISPQAAVDALMLRDYKPETV, from the coding sequence ATGTATCTGCGATCGGCCATTCCCATGTCACTCCTTTCCAAGTCGCTCAACATTACGATTCTGGGTTCTGGTGCCTGGGGAACAACCCTGGCCACACTGGCTTTGCAAGCAGGGCATAGCGTCCGGCTCTGGTCGCGTCAAAGTTCCCAACCCCTGGCTGAGATTGTGGAGGGAGCCGATGTGGTGATGTCTGCGGTGTCCATGAAAGGGGTGCGATCGGTAGTAGAGCAGGTCAAGGCCATTCCTTTATCTACCCACCCTATCCTGGTATCCGCAACGAAAGGCTTAGATTCTGAGTCGGGCAGTGAAACTCAGTTGCCGTTATTGCCGTCCCAACTCTGGCAGAATGCCTTTCCCACTTATCCAGTTGTGGTGCTATCGGGGCCAAACTTGGCGGAAGAAATTCAACAGGGACTCCCCGCTGCAACAGTCGTGGCTAGCAACCAGTTAGCTGCTGCCGAAGTAGTTCAGGAAGCCTTCTCTTCCCCACGCTTTCGGGTATACACCAATCCGGATTTGCTGGGCGTGGAGTTGGGGGGAATTTTAAAGAACGTGATTGCGATCGCCGTTGGCACCTGCGACGGTCTGCAACTGGGCACCAATGCTAAAGCTGCCCTCGTCACCCGTGGTTTAGCCGAAATTATCCGAGTCGGCTCCTACTGGGGAGCTAAACCCGAAACCTTTTATGGCTTGTCTGGCTTAGGAGATTTATTAGCCACCTGCAATAGTTCCCTCAGCCGCAACTATCGGGTTGGCTTTGGCCTTGCCCAGGGCCACTCCTTGACCGACGTACTGGCCCATCTACAAGGCACAGCCGAAGGGGTTAACACCACTCAAGTCCTGGTTCGCTTAGCCTCTCAACAAAAGATTTCTGTTCCCATTTCTCAGCAAGTTCATTCCTTGTTAAATAGTGAAATTTCCCCCCAAGCAGCCGTAGACGCTTTAATGTTACGGGATTATAAGCCGGAGACAGTTTAG